From the Synechococcus sp. HK01-R genome, one window contains:
- a CDS encoding 4a-hydroxytetrahydrobiopterin dehydratase, producing the protein MAATLLSPDACAALSHQLPLWAIVDGKLTRQWTFANFSEAWGFMSRVALLAEAMNHHPNWSNVYATVTIQLHTHDLGGLSSLDRALAEAIDRITPA; encoded by the coding sequence ATGGCCGCCACCCTGCTCAGCCCAGATGCATGCGCAGCACTCAGCCATCAGCTGCCTCTTTGGGCGATCGTCGATGGAAAGCTGACCCGCCAATGGACCTTCGCCAATTTCAGTGAGGCCTGGGGCTTCATGAGCCGGGTCGCCCTCCTAGCGGAGGCCATGAACCATCACCCCAACTGGAGCAACGTCTACGCAACGGTGACCATTCAGCTGCACACCCACGACCTCGGGGGACTCTCCAGTCTCGACCGAGCCCTGGCCGAAGCGATCGATCGCATCACTCCTGCCTGA
- a CDS encoding histone deacetylase, with amino-acid sequence MPLPIVYHPRYSAPLPSSHRFPMAKFRLLHALLLQRRWIRPEQVHTPLSICRRDIERVHGRHYHQAFSRHQLDRSALRRIGLPASRELVQRTWLAVGGTLLTARLALRHGIACHLAGGTHHAHPGYGSGFCIFNDCAVAAAALLADGVVRQLMVIDLDVHQGDGTAACFAADPRVFTLSAHAQSNFPLRKGESDLDIPLPDGTDDELYQQAIGDRLPEQLDAIRPDLVLYNAGVDPHRDDRLGRLALTDQGLLQRDRLVLDACLRRSIPVATVIGGGYDSLEPLVERHALIVRAALEQARLYAI; translated from the coding sequence GTGCCCCTGCCGATCGTCTACCACCCCCGGTACTCGGCCCCTCTGCCCAGCAGCCATCGCTTCCCGATGGCCAAATTCCGTCTGCTCCATGCTCTGCTGCTGCAGCGACGCTGGATCCGACCAGAACAGGTGCACACGCCGCTGAGCATCTGCCGGAGGGACATCGAGCGCGTCCACGGGCGCCATTACCACCAGGCCTTCAGTCGCCATCAGCTCGACCGCAGCGCCCTGCGGCGCATCGGTCTGCCCGCAAGCCGGGAGCTGGTGCAACGCACCTGGCTTGCCGTCGGGGGCACCTTGCTCACGGCAAGGCTGGCCCTGCGCCACGGCATCGCCTGCCATCTGGCGGGTGGCACCCATCACGCCCACCCCGGCTACGGAAGCGGCTTCTGCATCTTCAATGACTGCGCCGTCGCCGCTGCTGCTCTTCTGGCGGATGGCGTGGTGCGGCAGCTGATGGTGATCGATCTTGATGTGCACCAGGGGGATGGCACCGCCGCCTGCTTTGCCGCTGATCCACGCGTGTTCACCCTTTCAGCACACGCCCAAAGCAACTTCCCCCTGCGGAAGGGTGAAAGCGATCTCGACATTCCCCTGCCGGATGGCACCGATGACGAGCTCTATCAACAGGCCATCGGAGACCGCCTGCCAGAACAGCTTGATGCCATCCGACCCGACCTTGTGCTCTACAACGCCGGCGTCGACCCCCACCGGGACGACCGCCTGGGCAGGCTGGCTCTGACGGATCAGGGTCTCCTGCAACGAGACAGGCTGGTTCTGGATGCCTGCCTGCGACGCTCGATTCCCGTCGCCACAGTGATTGGCGGCGGCTATGACTCCCTTGAACCGCTCGTGGAGCGGCATGCGCTGATCGTGCGAGCCGCCCTGGAGCAAGCGAGGCTCTATGCCATCTGA